The Sphingobium sp. BYY-5 genome contains a region encoding:
- a CDS encoding KpsF/GutQ family sugar-phosphate isomerase, giving the protein MSTSASKIVPFGSGGHIVETACRSLSIAASGLQALEACFNERDFAATFLRLVGMLMNVRGRVIVTGIGKSGIVARKMTATLTSTGTPAIFLHPADAGHGDLGMVTRDDVVLMLSHSGESTELGPIIQYCKRFAIPLLAMTAQPHSTVAMAADICVLMPDVQEACPNALAPTTSTTVQMAFGDALAISLMEMRGFSADDFHKFHPNGRLGAQLLKVRELMATGENVPTVREDATLLDATIEMTRGRLGGTAIVDRSGSLIGAFTDGDLRRTVTGKQNLTESVGRFMTTTPQSVTPDELATEALHLMQERNIMLLFVCENGRLRGALHMHDLLHAGIA; this is encoded by the coding sequence GTGTCAACATCAGCATCTAAGATTGTACCATTCGGTTCCGGCGGACATATTGTTGAGACGGCTTGTCGAAGTTTATCGATCGCGGCCAGCGGGTTGCAAGCGTTAGAGGCTTGCTTCAACGAACGGGATTTCGCCGCCACATTTCTCCGCCTCGTGGGTATGCTCATGAATGTCCGTGGTCGCGTGATCGTGACCGGGATCGGCAAGAGCGGGATCGTCGCACGGAAGATGACGGCGACGCTTACCTCCACCGGCACGCCGGCAATCTTCCTGCATCCCGCCGATGCCGGTCATGGCGATCTTGGCATGGTGACGCGAGACGACGTGGTGCTGATGTTGTCTCATTCAGGGGAGTCGACCGAACTCGGTCCGATCATCCAATATTGCAAGCGTTTCGCTATCCCGTTGCTGGCAATGACCGCTCAGCCGCATAGCACGGTTGCTATGGCAGCCGACATCTGTGTCCTGATGCCTGACGTGCAGGAGGCTTGTCCCAATGCCCTTGCGCCAACGACTTCGACGACGGTGCAGATGGCCTTCGGCGATGCCCTGGCCATTTCATTGATGGAAATGCGTGGGTTTTCCGCCGATGACTTCCATAAATTTCATCCCAATGGCCGGCTGGGCGCACAATTGCTGAAGGTCCGCGAATTGATGGCGACCGGCGAGAATGTGCCGACGGTCCGCGAAGATGCGACGCTGCTGGACGCCACGATCGAAATGACGCGGGGCCGCCTGGGCGGAACGGCGATCGTCGATCGTAGTGGTTCTTTGATCGGCGCCTTTACTGATGGGGATTTGCGCCGAACCGTGACGGGCAAGCAGAATCTGACCGAATCGGTCGGGCGCTTCATGACCACCACGCCGCAGTCCGTCACCCCGGATGAACTGGCGACAGAGGCGCTGCATTTGATGCAGGAGCGCAATATCATGCTGCTCTTCGTATGCGAAAATGGTCGGTTGAGGGGCGCGCTTCATATGCATGACCTGCTGCACGCCGGGATTGCCTGA
- a CDS encoding NAD-dependent epimerase/dehydratase family protein has translation MTILVTGAAGFIGMHVADRLMAQGHAVVGIDNINDYYPVSLKRARLDALHQSHGKLFTFYELDFADMDAVQNALHDQVIEAIVHLGAQAGVRYSLINPHAYVRSNLAGHVNMLELARERRVRHLVYASSSSVYGGNDSLPFRVEDRADHPVSLYAATKRADELMSETYAHLFRIPMTGLRFFTVYGPWGRPDMAMWIFTSKILAGEPIPVFNHGRMQRDFTYIDDIVTGILGCLDHPPADDGAVKAGGSRAPHRLYNIGNNRPEELMHLIAVLEDAIDRKAEIDFQPMQPGDVHATFADISAIAQDIGFAPTTAIESGVPRFVDWYRDYHR, from the coding sequence ATGACGATTCTGGTCACTGGCGCTGCAGGCTTCATCGGTATGCATGTCGCCGATCGGCTGATGGCGCAGGGCCATGCGGTTGTCGGCATCGACAATATCAACGACTATTATCCCGTGTCGCTCAAGCGCGCCCGGCTGGATGCACTGCACCAGTCCCATGGCAAGCTCTTCACCTTCTATGAGCTGGATTTTGCTGACATGGATGCGGTCCAGAATGCGCTGCACGATCAGGTGATCGAAGCGATCGTCCATCTGGGTGCGCAGGCGGGCGTCCGTTACTCGCTCATCAACCCGCACGCCTATGTCCGCTCCAACCTGGCGGGTCATGTGAACATGCTCGAACTGGCGCGTGAGCGCCGCGTGCGGCATCTGGTCTACGCCTCCTCCTCCTCGGTCTATGGCGGCAATGACAGCCTCCCCTTCCGGGTCGAGGACCGGGCCGATCATCCCGTCTCGCTTTATGCAGCGACCAAGCGCGCCGACGAGCTGATGAGCGAAACCTATGCCCATCTTTTCCGCATACCCATGACCGGTTTGCGCTTCTTCACAGTCTATGGCCCCTGGGGCCGGCCCGACATGGCGATGTGGATCTTTACCTCCAAGATCCTGGCGGGCGAGCCGATCCCGGTCTTCAACCATGGTCGGATGCAACGCGATTTCACCTATATCGACGATATCGTGACGGGCATATTGGGTTGCCTGGACCATCCGCCTGCCGACGACGGCGCGGTCAAGGCGGGCGGCAGCCGCGCGCCGCACCGCTTGTACAATATCGGCAACAACCGGCCGGAGGAATTGATGCACCTGATCGCCGTGCTGGAGGATGCGATCGATCGCAAGGCCGAGATTGATTTCCAGCCGATGCAGCCTGGCGATGTCCATGCGACTTTCGCCGATATCAGCGCCATTGCCCAGGATATCGGCTTTGCGCCCACGACCGCCATCGAGTCGGGCGTGCCGCGATTCGTCGACTGGTATCGGGACTATCACCGCTAA
- a CDS encoding GNAT family N-acetyltransferase: MDMAAHPYPPSTDAPARWSTLAQEAAEANAFYAPDMLGAALDHLAADGTVRLIEAQSDNGLIGLLPMVVRHRHGRIPFNCVSNWMHDHCFFGAPIVRQGQELAAWHSFMAQIDAAPWARGFLHLQGIDAAGANAAAIEALCVEQRRGWREIHRYDRAMLRSDLDADAYWETQVRSKKRKELRRLQKRLADLGAVEQRLLTDPAELAVWCSDFMTLEASGWKGREGTAIACKPADTAFFRAACAAACDAGRLHMLRIDLDGRAIAMLVNFRHGDGAFSFKIAIDEELGRFSPGVLIEIANLHAVQGDPTIGWMDSCAAVDHPMIDSLWAERRTIVQYRIALRGKGMARLQRSAAFAFANGVETLAGFLKGQG, from the coding sequence ATGGACATGGCTGCCCATCCATATCCGCCCTCGACCGATGCGCCGGCGCGCTGGTCCACGCTGGCGCAGGAAGCGGCGGAGGCTAATGCCTTCTACGCGCCCGACATGCTGGGCGCGGCGCTCGATCATCTCGCCGCCGATGGCACGGTACGGCTAATCGAGGCGCAAAGCGACAATGGGCTGATCGGCCTGCTGCCAATGGTCGTACGACACCGCCATGGCCGGATACCATTCAACTGTGTTTCCAACTGGATGCACGATCACTGCTTCTTTGGCGCGCCTATCGTCCGCCAGGGGCAGGAACTGGCAGCATGGCACAGCTTCATGGCCCAGATTGACGCGGCCCCCTGGGCGCGCGGCTTCCTGCATCTGCAGGGGATCGACGCGGCCGGCGCCAATGCCGCCGCGATTGAGGCGCTATGCGTCGAGCAACGACGCGGCTGGCGTGAGATTCATCGCTACGACCGCGCGATGCTGCGATCGGACCTGGATGCCGACGCCTATTGGGAAACGCAGGTCCGGTCCAAGAAGCGCAAGGAATTGCGGAGATTGCAGAAGCGATTGGCCGACTTGGGCGCAGTCGAGCAACGGCTGCTGACCGATCCGGCCGAGCTTGCCGTATGGTGTAGCGATTTCATGACTCTCGAAGCCTCCGGATGGAAAGGCCGGGAAGGCACGGCGATCGCCTGCAAGCCCGCCGACACCGCCTTTTTCCGCGCTGCCTGCGCCGCCGCCTGCGATGCGGGGCGATTGCACATGCTGCGGATCGACCTGGACGGACGGGCGATCGCCATGCTGGTCAATTTCCGCCACGGCGACGGCGCCTTTTCCTTCAAGATCGCCATCGACGAGGAACTGGGCCGCTTTTCTCCCGGCGTGCTGATCGAGATCGCCAACCTGCACGCCGTACAAGGCGATCCAACCATCGGCTGGATGGACAGTTGCGCCGCCGTCGATCATCCGATGATCGACAGCCTGTGGGCCGAGCGCCGCACCATCGTGCAATATCGCATCGCGCTGCGTGGCAAAGGCATGGCCCGCTTGCAACGCAGCGCCGCTTTCGCCTTTGCCAATGGCGTCGAGACGCTTGCCGGCTTTCTGAAAGGACAGGGATGA
- a CDS encoding cupin-like domain-containing protein: MTAHSIAADQVATFPDSARDAFAAAYPDQPARLTHGLVGHVLLHLDALAQLAERMPASSVEYNLGKLPLGVQPEDTPSNGLTLGETIRTIETNGSWAVLKNVERDPAYAALLDAVLAELESIVVEQTGPMLHREAFIFLSSPNSVTPFHMDPEHNILLQIMGTKSMTVFPARDEQLVPAQKSEDFHNGGHRNLVWRDGFKARGAPFPLTPGEAVHVPVKAPHFVENGPAVSVSLSVTWRSERSVAEGELHSFNALLRRRGLPVGTVRAQPEKQSLRRFAYRIMRKLGA; this comes from the coding sequence ATGACCGCCCATTCCATCGCGGCCGATCAGGTGGCCACCTTCCCCGATAGCGCACGCGATGCCTTTGCCGCAGCCTATCCCGACCAGCCAGCCAGACTGACCCACGGGCTGGTCGGCCATGTGCTGTTGCATCTGGACGCACTGGCGCAGTTGGCGGAGCGGATGCCGGCATCCTCGGTCGAATATAATCTGGGCAAGCTGCCATTGGGTGTGCAACCGGAGGATACGCCGTCCAACGGATTGACCCTGGGCGAGACGATCCGCACGATCGAGACCAACGGCAGTTGGGCGGTACTCAAGAATGTTGAGCGTGATCCCGCCTATGCCGCGTTGCTCGACGCCGTGTTGGCAGAGTTGGAATCGATCGTCGTCGAACAGACTGGACCGATGCTGCATCGGGAGGCCTTCATCTTCCTTTCGTCCCCCAACAGCGTCACGCCCTTCCACATGGACCCGGAGCATAATATCCTGCTTCAGATCATGGGGACCAAATCCATGACCGTCTTTCCCGCCCGCGACGAACAACTGGTTCCCGCGCAGAAGAGCGAAGATTTCCACAATGGCGGGCATCGCAACCTGGTGTGGCGGGATGGGTTCAAGGCGCGCGGCGCGCCCTTCCCGCTCACGCCGGGTGAGGCCGTCCATGTGCCGGTTAAAGCGCCGCACTTCGTGGAAAATGGTCCGGCGGTGTCGGTGAGCCTGTCCGTAACCTGGCGGTCCGAACGATCGGTGGCGGAAGGGGAGCTTCACAGCTTCAACGCGCTGTTGCGTCGGCGCGGCCTGCCGGTCGGCACGGTCCGTGCGCAACCGGAAAAACAAAGCCTGCGCCGTTTCGCCTATCGCATCATGCGGAAGCTGGGCGCCTGA